In Malus sylvestris chromosome 2, drMalSylv7.2, whole genome shotgun sequence, the genomic stretch TTCAGTAATTTATAACTTAGTATTCAGTTTCTCAGATACAAAAGTGAATACTCTTAAATAAGTAGATTTGAATGACAATTCtttattttaaaactatttcattttacaaaaaagaaaaaaaaacactaacttAATCAACTGATGAAATCTTAACTTGTAACATTACCGAAACTGATAAGGAGAGAGCTTTATTTGGAAGGGACTAGGGCTGGGCACGGACCGAGCCTGGCCCAATTTTGGAGGAACCGGACCTACCCGTTTTAAAATGTAACCGGAGGGGGGGGGCGGGCCGGGTACAAGGATTGTAAGTTTGGAAACTAGACCTAACTCAACCCGTTTGAAACGGGCAGGTTCTGGATGGGTCCACGGGTCcaattactttttgttttttccatCCTCTTTCTGAGATTTCTCAGTCCCCAGTACGCAAACAAAAACCCACCTTTTGGATCTCATCGCCCTTCCATATCCTACAAATTTCCCATTTCCTATTCCCTTGCCGCTTCAGATCCCACCTCCCCATTTCCCCATTCCCAATTCCTACTTCGGCCACCTCTACTTTTGTTTTGATACAGAGCTCCAAAACTGATTTCTCGATCAACCTGTGAAGGATCATTTTCAAATGCATGAGTCTAAACTGTGAGGGAGACAAGCTAACAATGAGAAACAAGGGGCTTCATTTTTCAAATCACAAACAATCTACCTGTGAAAGATCAATTTCAAATGCAtgagtttctttttcttcagcCGCAGCTGCTAGTTCTGCTTCATTTAGCAAATCATTGGGACCAGCTCTAATTTTACCCATTGTTTTGCTAATGGTAAAATCATCAACAGTTCTTGAAACCCACCTTTTGCATAAAGAACTCCATCAATAGCTAATACAGTGACAACATCTACAGCAATAGCAACCATACCTACACTAGTAGCTGAACCACCGGTGGTGAATCGGTGAAGGTCTCGGGTGACGAAGGTAAATCGGTGAAAGTTTGATTGGAATCCGTTCGTGTGCCAGTGATGTCGGTGTTTGGTGATGTCGGCAAGGAGAGATAGCAGTGGTAAAAGATGAGTTAAGTGGGAAAGGAGGCTGGGTCACTCGGAGAAACAAATCCCATCCATTCATTCCATTTTAGAAACGGCCCGGGCGGGGCCCCGTGCTTTTACATATTTGGAATTGCCCTGCCCCATGAATACCACCTCCCCtccccgccccgccccgccccgtttcTTCTTTAGAAAAATTGGACTTGGCTTGTACTCGTCCCGAACCGCGATTACCCGCCCTGACCCGCGGTTCCTAGACCCATTTGCCCACCCCTAGAGGGGACTCGGATACTTGTCATGGCAATGATGATCCAATGAGAAATGTTAAGAAGACTATTTTAAAGTGAGACTCTTCATAGACTCTCTAATATCTCACAGTTTAACTTTAATTTTCGTGTTAATATATAAAACATTAATTATGCTAAAAATATAAGGTGACAGAGAATTCCACTTTTAAGATAATCTTCTTTCCAGTTCTCATGATCCAATTAAGCATGCTCTCACATTGAGGAACATCAATCTCCTTGTTGGTCTTATTATTCTGATGACCAATGATTAGGGATCTTAATATTTTTGCagctaaaagaaaaaataaaaataaaaatgcttTGTTTtcctaaataaaatatttagaaAGCAATTGAACGTCTAGTGTACAGCAATGTCGTGGTTTGATCATGATGATGGTTTCCTTCCCTTTTATCTTTTCGGCCAagaaatcaaacccaaaacgCATCATTATTTATGGGTCGCTTTTTCATATATAGCAGAAGAAAGAAGGCATCAAGTCTTCTGCTTTTTTTATTCGTTAAAATACCAATTACCAACCTCTTAGTATTATAATCTagtaatatttctcttcacAGTTTAGTGATATCCCAAAAAGCATCAAGTTTTAGGTTCTattctcgtcaaagacgaatttaaactacattatattaactcattgtgaggctcaTACCACATTTTCTTTTAGTGAAGATAATATCGATTAtgaaaaaacaaacaccaaTTAGCACAAACAAAGCTTGTTTTTGCTTAATAATTAGGTCTAGGAATTTGTTGCACTAAAATCCCGTTAGAAAAGAGACAACCTCACAGCAAAGCACAATCAAATCCCCAAATACCACACTTTCTAACTTTTAGCCGTTGCTCAAGAAGTTggtaaaattatatatttctaAAAGAGCATCAATTTCTTTTATCAAACAATTTATGGATTTAATGATTAGAATCATATATAGAAGAATATTTCATCTAAGCAACATTTCAtgcgttctttttttttttaaggaaaatctagacagaaaaaaatttattaaataaaaaaaaagttatacttgatcagaaaaaacataaatattacCCCTCAAAATAAAGCAATATTTCATGTTTGATATTTTAACAACAAAGTATATTGAGCTTGTggttttaacaataaaaaagtaCATAAAATTGAAAACCGTTTATATTTGATATCTCATCTAGGAAgctaatttcataatttgtattTTACGAGCAATATTAATGTTGAAAATGAATTCCATATTGACGAGGAGAGGGACTTGACATAGACTTATAAGATGTTGGGCTTCTTCCTATtttgctaattggttttatggtagaaacttaaatttcttcatgCTATCAGAGTATGTTgttccacatgtgaagcccaaaTGCCACACGTGCTCCACCTCACCCGAGTTATATTGTCCAAGTGTTAGACTAGAAAATTTGTCATGCGTGAGTAGaaatgttgagaatgaatcttaCATTGATGAGATGAAGGACCTTGCATGCTTTTATATGAGTTTGAGTTACTCTCTATattatcaattgattttataatatatattaaaaaaaacaaaggaactCGGAACTTTAGATACAATTATAAATTGTTCTTTATCGGATCATGGTCAATTACTGTGGTCAATCAAATAACCAAAAACTTTGGTAAATTTAGTAGGTTAgtcattataaaaaaaatccaagggaaattaattagtaaatttAGTAACGCTTGGgctagaaaaatgaaaatattaaaataaaacaagaccAAAATCTGAATGGGGTCCACATTAGAGCGGCTATAAATATCCAATCTTGCTTTTCACAACCAAGTCCTTCCAtcttctctctcccccccccccccccccccccccaaaacaaaAGCACTCCCCACTCGGCAGCAGTCGGCACCTTCTCCCGCACACCGTCCCCTGTTGTCACTTCACTCGGACCATTTCACAAACACGCCACCTGCATTCCAAATCCCATCTCCGTCCGATTCACAATGGTCGATGTCGACCGGCGAATGACCGGCCTCAACCCGGCTCACGTAGCCGGCCTCCGCCGCCTCTCCGCCCGAGCCGCTGCTGGCCCACCAACCCCGACAACCGCCTCAAAATCCACCCTTCCCGTACGGAATGGCCTTCTCTCCTTCGCCTCTCTAGCTGACAACGTCATATCCCACCTCAAAAGCTCCGGTTTCCAGGTCCAGCCGGGTCTGTCCGAATCCGAGTTCGCCCGGGCAGAAGCTGAGTTCGGATTCATATTCCCTCCCGACCTCAAAGCTATTCTCTCAGCTGGGTTGCCGGTGGGCCCGGGTTTCCCGGACTGGCGCGCCGCCGGTGCCCGCCTCGGTCTCAAGGCCTCGCTCGACCTCCCGATCGCTGCGATTTCGTTTCAAATCGCGAGGAACACCCTTTGGTCTAAGTCCTGGGGTCTGAGACCGTCCGACCCGGAAAAGGCCTTGCGGGTCGCGAGAACCGCTTTGAAGAGAGCCCCGCTTTTGATACCAATTTTCAACCATTGCTACATTCCTTGCAACCCCTGTTTGGCGGGGAACCCCATCTTCTTCGTCGACGAGAATCGGATCTTCTGTTGCGGGTTGGATCTATCCGATTTCTTCGAGCGGGAGTCATTGTTTCGGAAATCGGAGACCGACCCGTATATCCTAAAGAAGCAGAGATCAGTGAGCGAGAAATCGGCCGGGTCGTCTTCGAATTTCTCGCGGCGGAGCCTAGACACTGGTTACGGGTCAGGAACCAAAACACCGAGATGGGTCGAGTTTTGGAGCGACGCCGCCGTGGATCGTCGCCGGAGGAATTCAAACTCTTCCTCGTCCTCGTGCTCTTCGCCGGAAAGGTTCTTCGATATGCCGTCGAGGTCCGAAATCCCGAAATGGGTGGACGAGTACATTGATCAAATCGGGTCGGCTTTGAGACAGGGCGGGTGGAGCGACACGGATATATCAGACATTGTTTCCGTATCGGCCTCCGGCTTTTTCGAGGGAGAAATGGTCATGCTGGATAACCAAGCGGTGCTCGACGCGCTGCTGCTTAAAGCGGATCGGTTCTCGGATTCGCTCCGAAAAGCCGGGTGGAGCTCTGAGGAAGTTTCGGACGCTTTGGGTTTCAATTTTCGACCCGAGAAGGAGAGGAAACCGGCTAAGAAGCTGTCTCCGGAGCTCGTGGAAAAAATAGGGAAACTGGCTGAGTCGGTTTCCCGGTAATATTtgcatttttctatttttttaaaataattttttgggaaattgaAAGGATCGTTGGGCCTCGGGTTTCGGGTTTCCCCCATCGGGTTAAAAAAATCGAATACATAGGGGGACGCGTTTGTATTATTAAACAAAGATTATGAGTAAAAAAGACAAAATGAAGAGTTCAAATTACAAGGAAAtaatttaaacataaataattgaTAATCCTATTTTTAAGACAAAATTATGGTTTCTGTAATTATGTTGTTGGCTTAATTATGTGGAAACAGCTCATACTGATGGGTTTATTTAGTTGTACAAAAGCATAAAAAtcctattaattaattttattatgaTTGGTTCTTTTGTTTAAATTGGTTTATCCTCCTTTCTGTATTAGTGTTATTTTTCTGTACTTATGATTAATAGTTTTATGTTCGATTTTTATGAGCGATTGGTTTTAAGTTAGACTTTCGTGAGTAAACGACAAAATGTTCTAATTAATAGCTTGTTAGCGTCTCCTTTTCAACTTTCTGTCTTTGAATTCAGATCCTCTCTACCCCTTGTTTAACTAAATTATTATTCGTTAATTCACaataaatttgatattaaattattattcgTTAATTCATTGTGCAACTTAGtggaatttttcattttttatattattttgagAAAAAAGCTAAAGAGACTCTTTCAAAGAATGGTTTTTCATGAACTTTCTGTCAACTTACAGTTTAacattaatattataaaatattgtagaaaaaaatgatgtgtgagaGAGTCCACGGAAGTATTAATTTTGAGAGAGTTTTTGTAATATTTCTCTATTATTTTATAGGAAGAAAGAATGGGGTAATGGTTTCTTGGGGGTAATGCACGTGTGCtatctttttaaattttggaacTTAGAGCGCCCCAACCAAAGATTTGGCGATGGTGCGATGCGCTGGGCTGTGTTCTGTGTCCGCGTGGGACAGCATGATATGCTTCCAGGCAGCAGTGAGCGAGCAGTGGCTAAACGACACCGTTCTCATGGGGCCAAAGCAAAGTAGGGGAGTGCGGAAGGGAGGAATGGCATTGGCAGGTGGGAAGTGAAACCAGGAAAATGTCAGTAGTGgcaaaattaaaatttacttCCCTTGCCTTGAAATTTgggaaaaaaaaggagaaaaattggacatggatcctcttccgattttggttgtaattcaTCAAATTTAGTAATTCGGATCAtttaaatttgatcaaacgattaaaattattataactttaaagtgaatttttttttttgtaaccattgaatcaaatttcaatgatctgAATTACGTAATTTGATGAATTAAGATCAATGAATCCTGAGGGCATAACCGTGTCCGAGAAAAATAATGGTATTTGAAGAAAAGAGTGAATGAGCCCTGACATGGAAGAAACCCTCTCCTCTGTGTTATGCTTTTAAGACACACAACTACTAGCCTACTAGCCTACTAGCCTACTAGGTGTGTCCGTGAATTTTGGTCCCAAAAACGGATTTCAATCATTTTGGAGGAATCAATCGATCATAGCCCCTTATTACACACTGTGGCTAAAAGTTATTATgccatgtaaaaaaaattaaaaatttaaataatttatgacaGCAGGATGTGAGATGAATGGTTATGATTTTTTGATTTCTAGGATTCTCAAAATAAGGACTCAAAGAGAATCCTGATCACCAAAAACAGAATTTTGTATATGTACGTATTAATTTTGTGGATAATTGGCATTTTAAGTAGGTCTATTTTTTGGACttcctttttttgttgttgttttaaaCGATAATATGCATTTACGACTTACACACTCAGTAATTCTTGCTGAATGGACTAAGCATAGCACTTTTCTAAGAGAATTTTCGAAAGATTAAatacttattttaatttttggaagTGTGCACCTAGCATTTGTGTCGTGTTTTTtatgttcgtgtcgttttcatgtCACACTGGATATCTTAAcgagtcgtgtcgtgtaacacccattaaaataaatggataaaatgacccgacccaaTAATATTAATAGGTAATATGACACAACCCGTTAcctgttaaggaaaatatattttaaaccaataaataatcaaatgaaaagcataatactaaataagtatatatgtggatgcaaatttcttcatctttgatcttggacaaaattgcacctacaaaacaattaatacatttggttaaggccaaaagcctcacgcgcatacgatgaatggggggctttggccgaagtacctccgatgccaaagttagaatttagagagaaaaatgtttagagagtttttggagttttgcaagagtgtggacttagtttttcaaagaaaatggagtcttattcatagaGCATGGCCGACtgttaaccctaaaaactaccaagcctacgtggcgcgcaggccgagtaattaataagctaactacgtcattcagtTGTttacggggcgtgccaactcatccGCCAGActtggccgaggagtaaaatgtgttgatgttgtgttgagCACGCGGTTGACTTCTCGATCTTACGACTATGGCCGAGGAATGAACACTCTCAGCCTTCGAGTTTTAGAGCCTAAAGACAGggctactagttctgcgaagttcacagaTCGTTAGCCCCAGATttggtcacagtgattatattcgtaagagtataagcacaccGAATCAACACTAGAGTATAGGGACACAGGTACTCAAAGCAAATGTATGTCTTGATCGTGaaagtggttcggccgtcagaatgccgaactttaAAACTTACTTGAGAATACCCAATCATAAACAACTTGGCGTTCGATGTGCCGAGCCctagtaacacctcactttgccgagaaggctgatgagataaCCTCTGCTAATAAGGAtccgaaaatccttctcgaccgagacttggatagataactagtCGACCCTGTTGctgtgctgtttatccaaactgaagatgcttcacagtcggctgattctacagcaacaatgctgtttatccaaactgaagatgttcctCGGTTGcctccacagtgctgtttatccaaactgaaggtatgttggcggaaaaagaaaacaaaatctcaaggatgttgagaggtttcgggtagagcgagggtttatgcagggcagtttgtgtatTGAATTGGAGAGGCTTGTTCGATGTCTTccctccctatttatagtaACCAACCTCTATCGAATCCCAATCATTCTCGGATTAGAACTCATATCCCCGATTCAACCTTATCTTGGCCAGTCGTACTCCTGTTAAGACTTTGAACTTAACTCATTATCAGGCCGCATTCAATTTCAAACTCTAACATCCTTATCCTGTCGAAACTCCTTCTCATAATAGGCATCACCCACATCCCATAGGTTCCCGACGGGATATGGCTAGCTTCGACAGCGTGGCCCATGAGCTAGATACCTCTCTAAACACATCCTCTAGCCTGAGAACAATTCTACACTCGGCCCAACTAGCACCGggccgagaacaattctaatctcggcccaaaccaatatttttgggcccaaacattgccccatCGCTTCTGAGGTCGTCAACTTATACTCCTTGGTTCGAgcctcgaccttgaagaagtgaaaccGACTCTTGGGAACTACCACCATGCGCATATATGAGACGTAACCCCACGATCTCAATTTCCCAACTGTCCTGCCACATGTCAGCCCCCTGGTTACCCTAGCAGCCTTCAATCATGACCCTCGAAAACATGCGACTGCCGAAACGTCTCTTTTGCACTAAACCTGCCGCAACATGCCATCGTGCGTCCTCAAACCGCGAACCTCGGTCTTTTCGCCTTGATCTTCTGAGCATGTATAATGATTAGTAAATCTCTTGCTCGATTCTATCcttgattttgaaaatcaaacgtTTAGCCTTCCGTCCCAAATGCCTATAAATATGAGGATCCCTTCCATTCGTACCTTACCCTTTCTAAAACCCTTGAAATTTTCTCGCCGTTCTGTTTTCAAAACCTTTAAAAACCAGAGAATCTGAAGCTTCCATCTCAGAAATGTTTAGCCTTCATCAATGGCCTCTTTCATCTCAGAGCTCTCCCCCGAGTGCAACAAATGCAAGGACTTCATAGATCGGAACACCATCAAGACTCTGCGTTTCGAGGGTAAACTCGGCATCCAGCAGGATTAGGACCTCGGCAGGACTAGGACCTTGGCATCCCCTCTTAAGAAATG encodes the following:
- the LOC126583818 gene encoding uncharacterized protein LOC126583818, producing MVDVDRRMTGLNPAHVAGLRRLSARAAAGPPTPTTASKSTLPVRNGLLSFASLADNVISHLKSSGFQVQPGLSESEFARAEAEFGFIFPPDLKAILSAGLPVGPGFPDWRAAGARLGLKASLDLPIAAISFQIARNTLWSKSWGLRPSDPEKALRVARTALKRAPLLIPIFNHCYIPCNPCLAGNPIFFVDENRIFCCGLDLSDFFERESLFRKSETDPYILKKQRSVSEKSAGSSSNFSRRSLDTGYGSGTKTPRWVEFWSDAAVDRRRRNSNSSSSSCSSPERFFDMPSRSEIPKWVDEYIDQIGSALRQGGWSDTDISDIVSVSASGFFEGEMVMLDNQAVLDALLLKADRFSDSLRKAGWSSEEVSDALGFNFRPEKERKPAKKLSPELVEKIGKLAESVSR